The following DNA comes from Alienimonas californiensis.
TGGGAGGGTTGGAAATATTATCGCCGGCCCACGCTGGTGACCTTCAACGGCCGCGGCTACGACCTGCCGGTGCTGGAACTGGCCGCCTACCGCGACGGCCTGAGCCTGCCGGAATGGTTCCACGACACCGGCCCCAGCTATCAACAGCCCCGCAACCGCTATAACGGCGAGGCCCACCTGGACCTGATGGAGGTCCTCAGCAATTACGGGGCGGCCCGGCTGTCCGGGGGCTTGAACCTGCTGGCGAACCTGCTCGGCAAGCCGGGCAAATCGGGCCTCGACGGCTCCAAGGTGCAAAGTTACCACGACGCCGGCGACGACGACGAAATCAATCGCTATTGCCGCTGCGACGTGCTGGACACCTATTTCGTCTTTTTGAGAACCCGCGTGCTGACCGGCCGGCTGACCCTCGAACAGGAGCACGACCGCGTCGCCTCCGCCAAGGCCTGGCTGGAGGAGCACGTCGACGACCCGGCCTGCGCCTACTACCTCGACCACTGGGGCGACTGGCGACCGCCGGTGGTGGATTGAGGAACACGCCGGATGAACGAAACGACGACGAACGCCGACCAGGCCGACCTCGCCGCAGTACTATTACAGCATCTGGCGATCTATCGCGCCATGTCCCACACCCAGCTCGCCGCTCGCCTCAAGTCGTCTCAAACCTTGGACGTGACGGACGGCGTCCTGCCGGACGGGACGACGTATGTCGTCGAGACGAACCTCATGTGGGACGACTCCGCTAAACGCCACGTCCGCGTCATAGCGGACCTTTCCACCGGCCAACGCCCGCCCGAACGCCTGCTCGGCCTGATTCCCGTCTATCGACCTGACGTCCAAGACGGTTTCATCATGGCCCCGGACGGCTCTTTCGTCGACGAATAACGCCGCCCGGAGCAGGTTTAGGAAAGCGTGGCTTTTCCCGTGAGCCCGAAGCGCAAGCGAGGTGGGGGGCTCCGACCCTCGCTTGCGCTTCGGGCTCACAGGACCCGCGACGGCTCGCAAAAGAACGCTCTGAAGAGGGTTCCCGTCGACGGTCGATGCGAACGGTCCGCCCGTCAGTCGAAGTGCAACCCGAAGCTCACGCCGGGCTCGACGTGGTGGTGACGGTGGCGGCGCCGGTAATGGTAGAAGTGCGGGTCGCAGAACGGGTCCGGGTCGCAGTAGCC
Coding sequences within:
- a CDS encoding ribonuclease H-like domain-containing protein gives rise to the protein MPEPVSHLVFDVEAVGDGDLISRVKYPHADLAPAEAVDRYRKELLDTKGSDVLPVTFVRPCAIAVAKVGPDGTLQGLASLDAPRFDPSAMVKQFWEGWKYYRRPTLVTFNGRGYDLPVLELAAYRDGLSLPEWFHDTGPSYQQPRNRYNGEAHLDLMEVLSNYGAARLSGGLNLLANLLGKPGKSGLDGSKVQSYHDAGDDDEINRYCRCDVLDTYFVFLRTRVLTGRLTLEQEHDRVASAKAWLEEHVDDPACAYYLDHWGDWRPPVVD